The following are from one region of the Magallana gigas chromosome 6, xbMagGiga1.1, whole genome shotgun sequence genome:
- the LOC136276143 gene encoding plasminogen-like, with the protein MSDHSMWKTLFTILLMYLLKKTGASTVDFSKCKMTTKGLDYNGNVSTTASGYTCQRWESQYPRPHFYYPVQEQARLHENHCRNPDNDDDLWCYTTDSYREWEFCNVPICECRDTPKGEAYIGLISHTVNGRQCVRWDSVNISKHEYFNNSDFTEKLSVQENYCRNPDQRQSPWCFTETSGGLWDYCNIPFCIRNTAECLNSPKGLDYFGTENKTVDKEECQRWDSLEPHQHNFSVGFMGLSASEHENYCRNPNDDIMPWCFTVNSRVRFQYCNIQECKKGNDCKITKTGSEYRGKQNRTRGGIPCQRWDTNTPHKPDPDIGFPGATLSAQENFCRNPNKFKSAPWCYTVDPNVRWQTCDIPLCFNGKNAQYLVEMSFKIYLELSELVSN; encoded by the exons ctgtcgacttttcaaaatgtaaaatgacCACAAAGGGATTGGACTACAATGGAAACGTTTCAACAACAGCTTCCGGATATACATGTCAACGCTGGGAGAGTCAGTACCCGCGTCCGCATTTTTACTATCCAGTGCAAGAACAAGCTCGTTTACACGAAAACCACTGTAGAAATCCGGATAACGATGATGACTTATGGTGTTACACAACAGATAGTTACAGAGAATGGGAATTTTGTAATGTTCCAATCTGTG AATGTAGAGACACTCCAAAAGGAGAAGCATACATCGGATTAATCTCACACACAGTCAATGGACGTCAATGTGTGAGATGGGATAGcgtaaacatttcaaaacacGAATATTTCAACAACAGCGATTTTACAGAGAAACTAAGTGTTCAAGAAAATTATTGCAGAAATCCCGACCAACGCCAATCGCCATGGTGCTTTACGGAAACATCTGGCGGTTTATGGGATTATTGTAACATTCCATTTTGTATACGTa ATACTGCAGAATGCCTTAATAGTCCCAAAGGCTTAGATTATTTTGGAACCGAGAATAAAACGGTGGACAAAGAAGAATGTCAACGCTGGGATTCACTGGAACCACATCAGCATAATTTCTCTGTAGGATTCATGGGACTCTCTGCCTCTGAACACGAAAATTATTGTAGAAACCCTAATGATGACATAATGCCGTGGTGTTTTACCGTAAATAGCAGAGTTAGGTTTCAGTATTGCAACATTCAAGAATGTAAAAAAG GCAATGATTGTAAGATCACAAAAACTGGATCAGAGTACAGAGGAAAACAAAACAGAACTCGAGGAGGAATTCCTTGTCAACGTTGGGACACAAATACCCCCCACAAGCCGGATCCAGATATCGGATTTCCCGGAGCCACCCTATCCGCACAGGAAAACTTTTGTAGAAACCCAAACAAATTTAAGTCAGCTCCCTGGTGCTACACAGTTGATCCCAATGTGCGCTGGCAGACCTGTGACATCCCGCTCTGTTTTAACGGCAAGAACGCTCAATATCTTGTTGAaatgtcttttaaaatatatttggaaCTTTCGGAACTTGTGTCAAATTAA